One window of Vicinamibacterales bacterium genomic DNA carries:
- a CDS encoding HYR domain-containing protein — MKAFFRTGLIVCGTIAAIIAASTDAFAQKVLIVAAEDPAFVTDVRAKLVNTHQLTAVDVFDASVATPTLDELRPYDAVLTWSNSSYLDADALGDVLADYADLGKGVVQAEFAFYSGSPFAELRLAGRWQSGGYAAFTSADSGFDAGLTLVADVPAHPLLTGVASFNGGTAILFHSAITVPPCGQVVAHWSNGVPLVVVGCPPKALTVGLNFYPPSSDARQDFWDASTDGARLMANALQFVAPGSANRAPTVATGPAQTAEATSAAGATFTVTASASDPDSDPLTLTWSGAVSGTGSSLTVTLPPPAGATSQTYLAVVTVSDGRGGTATANVSLTVTDTTGPVLGGVPSAPITATATSPSGAVVPLPPVTATDAVDGSRPVSCAPSGLFPVGDTTVTCTASDSRGNARAASFVVRVSAAASTPGHMRGAGRVDQGSTRYEFAFDVFEHGSRDGGGFAFAVNGPHGSTSAFVGLTIGAVAFTDDPHVQPGHSRRPLADTVQFTGTGAWKGHGGYRYSVFAVDAGEPGRADTFRVVVTAPDGSVVAQVSGNLSAGNIQSLRVR; from the coding sequence ATGAAAGCGTTCTTCCGTACCGGCCTCATCGTCTGCGGAACCATCGCGGCTATCATCGCGGCTTCGACCGACGCGTTCGCGCAGAAGGTCCTGATCGTCGCAGCCGAGGATCCCGCATTCGTGACTGATGTGCGGGCCAAGCTCGTGAACACCCACCAGCTGACGGCTGTTGACGTGTTCGACGCGAGCGTGGCGACGCCGACACTCGACGAGCTCAGGCCCTACGACGCCGTGCTGACGTGGTCGAACTCGTCCTACCTGGACGCCGATGCACTCGGGGACGTGCTCGCCGATTACGCGGACCTCGGCAAGGGAGTCGTGCAGGCCGAGTTCGCGTTCTATAGCGGCAGTCCCTTCGCCGAGCTGCGGCTGGCCGGCCGCTGGCAATCCGGCGGCTACGCGGCCTTCACCAGCGCCGACTCCGGATTCGACGCGGGCCTGACGCTCGTCGCCGACGTCCCGGCGCATCCCCTTCTGACCGGCGTGGCCAGCTTCAACGGCGGGACCGCCATCCTGTTCCATTCGGCGATCACGGTTCCCCCATGCGGGCAGGTCGTGGCGCACTGGAGCAACGGCGTGCCTCTCGTCGTGGTGGGCTGCCCGCCCAAGGCGCTGACCGTCGGCTTGAACTTCTATCCGCCGTCGAGCGACGCGCGCCAGGATTTCTGGGACGCCTCGACCGACGGCGCCAGGCTGATGGCCAACGCGCTGCAGTTCGTGGCGCCGGGCTCCGCCAATCGGGCGCCGACCGTCGCGACGGGACCGGCACAGACGGCCGAGGCCACCAGCGCCGCGGGCGCGACGTTCACGGTCACGGCGTCCGCGTCCGACCCCGACAGCGACCCGTTGACGCTGACCTGGAGCGGCGCGGTCAGCGGCACGGGCTCGTCGCTGACCGTGACGCTGCCGCCGCCGGCGGGGGCCACGTCTCAGACCTACCTCGCGGTGGTCACGGTGAGCGACGGGAGAGGGGGCACCGCCACCGCCAACGTGTCGCTGACCGTCACCGACACGACCGGTCCCGTCCTCGGCGGGGTGCCGTCGGCGCCGATCACGGCCACGGCGACGAGTCCGTCGGGCGCGGTCGTTCCGCTGCCGCCCGTCACCGCGACCGATGCCGTCGACGGGTCGCGTCCGGTGTCCTGCGCGCCATCCGGGCTGTTCCCGGTCGGCGACACGACCGTCACGTGCACGGCGTCTGACAGCCGGGGCAATGCGCGCGCCGCGTCGTTCGTCGTGCGCGTCTCGGCGGCCGCGTCGACACCGGGCCACATGCGGGGTGCGGGGCGCGTGGACCAGGGCAGTACACGCTATGAGTTCGCGTTCGACGTCTTCGAGCACGGCTCGCGCGACGGCGGTGGCTTCGCCTTCGCCGTGAACGGTCCACACGGCAGCACCAGCGCCTTCGTCGGCTTGACGATCGGTGCCGTCGCCTTCACCGACGATCCGCACGTCCAGCCCGGGCACTCGCGGCGGCCGCTGGCCGACACGGTTCAGTTCACGGGCACGGGCGCCTGGAAGGGACACGGCGGCTACCGCTACTCGGTCTTCGCCGTCGATGCCGGGGAACCTGGCCGCGCGGACACGTTCAGGGTGGTCGTCACGGCGCCCGACGGCAGCGTCGTCGCGCAGGTCAGCGGCAACCTGTCGGCCGGGAACATCCAGTCGCTCAGGGTCCGCTGA
- a CDS encoding M14 family zinc carboxypeptidase encodes MRLKALAGGVLLAGAITAPAFAQGPRVTATPQKIDEDYTARIKKATSDPRIITELVDHMPVSDKVPSPLKFFGYVPGEPGHLSYHADIVRYYEALEKASSRVKLFRLGKSEEGREMVALAIADDATIKQLDKYKAITAKLTDPRKLQDAEAKQLIATGKPIYYATGSIHTPETGSPEMLIELAFRLAVEESAFIQTIRNNAIVVLTPATEVDGREKVVDNFNWSLKNPGKPQPGLVYWGQYVQHDNNRDGIGVGLHLTQNILKSFLDWHPTVFHDLHESVTLLYVSTGTGPYNTVVDPIQINEWWLLAQNEMMEMAKRNVPGVWTYNYYDGWVPNYMFWIGVTHNSIGRFYETQSFNGQNYTVSPNQSREWYRPNPTPNDVMWGPRANVNMQESAILITMNNVAKNKETFLENYYLKNKHTIERGQTKAPYAYVVPAAQRRRVEAAELMNLVRREGAEVHTANSAFAIGNLQVAPGDYIVRLDQPYGAIVETLLGVQFYSPDNPRPYDDTGWAIPLLRNVKATAVADKTILSQPMTLAAADFTVPGAISGTGPVLIVDNNTDNTLVTFRFTHAALKMTAAEQPFEAGGHHFSAGSFIIANADRAALEPSIRELGLSAFAVAAAPAVAQHDLDVPRIGYIHTWTSTQDEGWVRMALDKFKVPYTYFGDNLVRQGGLRDKYDVVIFPHAGGSGQALVYGGVSGNEPRPYKKTDDTPHLGIEDSTDDMRGGLGYDGLQELYKFVQQGGVLITEGGTSTIFPDFNLTPGVTVEPAEGLFVRGSVLKAIVADKTSPVTYGYDQNALAVYFNQAPVLAVAGGGRGAGARGGAAVDGGPGSFNMQPQSVPPKLTTLEGGAPTMAGTPAVAENAGRGGRGGGRGGGGGGFGGRGGAPTTAAPRVLLSFPTDPNDMLLSGVLVGGQALAGRAVVVDAPIGKGHVVMFANRPYWRWQTQGNFFLGFNTILNWNDLDAGRQAPRAPTTSPQQER; translated from the coding sequence ATGAGGTTGAAGGCACTCGCCGGCGGTGTGCTGCTGGCAGGAGCGATCACGGCGCCCGCGTTCGCACAGGGCCCACGCGTCACGGCGACGCCGCAGAAGATCGACGAGGACTACACCGCCCGGATCAAGAAGGCGACGTCCGATCCGCGGATCATCACCGAGCTGGTCGATCACATGCCGGTGTCCGACAAGGTCCCCTCACCGCTGAAGTTCTTCGGTTACGTGCCCGGCGAGCCCGGTCACCTCTCCTACCATGCCGACATCGTCCGCTACTACGAAGCGCTGGAAAAAGCGTCGTCGAGAGTAAAACTCTTCAGGCTCGGCAAGAGCGAAGAGGGTCGCGAGATGGTCGCGCTCGCGATTGCGGACGACGCAACGATCAAGCAGCTCGATAAGTACAAAGCCATCACCGCGAAGCTGACCGACCCGCGCAAGCTGCAGGACGCCGAGGCGAAGCAGCTGATCGCGACCGGGAAGCCGATCTACTACGCAACGGGCAGCATCCACACGCCAGAGACCGGCAGCCCCGAGATGCTGATCGAGCTGGCGTTCCGCCTGGCGGTGGAGGAATCGGCCTTCATCCAGACAATCCGCAACAACGCCATCGTCGTGCTGACGCCGGCGACCGAAGTGGACGGCCGCGAGAAGGTCGTCGACAACTTCAACTGGAGTCTCAAGAACCCAGGCAAGCCGCAGCCGGGCCTCGTCTACTGGGGCCAGTACGTGCAGCACGACAACAACCGCGACGGCATCGGCGTCGGCCTTCACCTGACGCAGAACATCCTCAAGAGCTTTCTCGACTGGCACCCGACCGTGTTCCACGACCTGCACGAGTCGGTGACGCTGCTCTATGTCTCGACCGGCACCGGCCCCTATAACACGGTGGTCGACCCGATTCAGATCAATGAATGGTGGCTGCTGGCCCAGAACGAAATGATGGAGATGGCCAAGCGCAACGTGCCGGGCGTGTGGACCTACAACTACTACGACGGCTGGGTCCCGAACTACATGTTCTGGATCGGCGTCACCCACAACTCGATCGGCCGCTTCTACGAGACGCAGTCGTTCAACGGCCAGAACTACACGGTCTCGCCGAACCAGAGCCGCGAGTGGTACCGCCCGAACCCGACGCCCAACGACGTCATGTGGGGGCCGCGCGCCAACGTGAACATGCAGGAGAGCGCCATCCTGATCACGATGAACAACGTCGCGAAGAACAAAGAGACGTTCCTCGAGAACTACTACCTGAAGAACAAGCACACGATCGAGCGCGGCCAGACGAAAGCGCCCTACGCGTACGTGGTGCCGGCCGCTCAAAGACGCCGGGTCGAGGCGGCCGAGCTGATGAACCTGGTTCGCCGCGAAGGCGCCGAGGTCCACACGGCGAACAGCGCGTTTGCGATTGGCAATCTCCAGGTGGCGCCCGGCGACTATATCGTCCGCCTCGACCAGCCGTACGGCGCGATCGTCGAGACGCTGCTCGGCGTGCAGTTCTATTCGCCCGACAACCCGCGGCCCTACGACGACACCGGCTGGGCGATTCCGCTGCTCAGGAACGTGAAGGCGACCGCCGTCGCCGACAAGACGATCCTGTCGCAGCCGATGACGCTGGCCGCCGCCGATTTCACCGTGCCGGGCGCGATCAGCGGTACCGGCCCGGTGCTGATCGTCGACAACAACACCGACAACACCCTGGTGACGTTCCGCTTCACGCACGCGGCTCTGAAGATGACCGCCGCCGAGCAGCCGTTCGAGGCCGGCGGCCACCACTTCTCCGCCGGCAGCTTCATCATCGCCAACGCCGATCGCGCGGCGCTCGAGCCGTCGATCCGTGAGCTTGGACTGTCGGCGTTCGCGGTCGCGGCAGCGCCCGCCGTGGCGCAGCACGACCTCGACGTTCCCCGCATCGGCTACATCCATACCTGGACGAGCACGCAGGACGAGGGCTGGGTCCGGATGGCGCTCGACAAGTTCAAGGTGCCCTACACCTATTTCGGCGACAACCTGGTGCGTCAGGGCGGTCTTCGCGACAAGTACGATGTCGTCATCTTCCCGCACGCCGGCGGCAGCGGCCAGGCGCTGGTCTACGGCGGCGTCAGCGGCAACGAGCCGCGGCCGTACAAGAAGACCGACGACACGCCGCACCTCGGCATCGAGGATTCCACCGACGACATGCGAGGCGGCCTTGGCTACGACGGCCTGCAGGAGCTTTACAAGTTCGTGCAACAGGGGGGCGTGCTGATCACCGAAGGGGGCACGTCGACCATCTTTCCCGACTTCAACCTCACGCCGGGGGTGACGGTCGAGCCCGCTGAGGGACTCTTCGTTCGCGGCTCAGTGCTGAAGGCGATCGTCGCCGACAAGACGAGTCCCGTGACCTACGGGTACGACCAGAACGCGCTCGCGGTGTACTTCAACCAGGCGCCGGTGCTCGCGGTGGCGGGCGGCGGCCGTGGCGCCGGCGCACGCGGCGGCGCGGCCGTCGACGGCGGGCCTGGCAGCTTCAACATGCAGCCGCAATCCGTTCCGCCCAAGCTCACGACGCTTGAAGGCGGCGCGCCGACGATGGCAGGGACGCCAGCGGTGGCGGAGAATGCCGGCCGCGGCGGCCGCGGTGGCGGGCGCGGCGGCGGGGGCGGCGGATTCGGTGGCCGCGGCGGCGCGCCGACCACGGCGGCGCCCCGGGTGCTGCTGTCGTTTCCGACCGACCCGAACGACATGCTCCTGTCGGGCGTGCTCGTCGGCGGGCAGGCGCTCGCCGGACGCGCGGTGGTCGTCGACGCACCGATCGGCAAGGGGCACGTCGTCATGTTCGCCAACCGTCCGTACTGGCGGTGGCAGACGCAGGGAAATTTCTTTCTCGGCTTCAACACCATCCTGAACTGGAACGATCTGGACGCCGGCCGCCAGGCGCCGCGCGCCCCGACGACCAGTCCGCAGCAGGAGCGGTAG
- a CDS encoding DUF6263 family protein produces MRTWIAGVALVVAPLLALAQTTLQYRWKQGEPVAYETNLKTDSTMSGMPGAGDVTLGQTMTQRVRLLPAAVAPDGTTTLQQTIEAVKVEMTTPMGKAAYDSAVPQATPDESSAPLATVFGGIVGATLSVTVAPDGAVQRIDGVQKALDKIVQNLPPQQRASAQAAQTLRAVLSEGAIRSSLEQSFPRLPSQSVKPGESWTAQVSLGSEATGRIAGTQTLTLKSIEGDVATIDVALALKQESSPPMGPSGMTMKLGDSHGSGTLTFDVAAGRIRSASMITELASTMTASGPDGRPTTIKNTTRISMTMEEIK; encoded by the coding sequence GTGCGGACGTGGATCGCCGGTGTCGCGCTCGTCGTGGCGCCGCTGCTCGCACTGGCGCAGACGACGCTGCAGTACCGTTGGAAGCAGGGTGAGCCCGTCGCGTACGAAACGAATCTCAAGACCGACAGCACGATGAGCGGCATGCCGGGCGCAGGCGACGTGACGCTGGGGCAGACCATGACCCAGCGCGTCAGGCTGTTGCCGGCCGCGGTGGCGCCCGACGGCACCACCACACTGCAGCAGACCATCGAAGCCGTGAAAGTCGAGATGACCACGCCAATGGGGAAGGCGGCCTACGACAGCGCCGTTCCCCAGGCCACCCCGGACGAGTCGTCGGCCCCGCTGGCGACCGTGTTTGGCGGCATCGTCGGCGCGACACTGAGCGTCACGGTGGCGCCAGACGGCGCCGTGCAGCGGATCGACGGCGTCCAGAAGGCGCTCGACAAGATCGTCCAGAACCTGCCGCCGCAGCAGCGCGCGTCGGCGCAGGCGGCGCAGACGCTGAGAGCGGTGTTGAGTGAGGGCGCCATCCGTTCCTCGCTCGAGCAGAGCTTCCCCCGCCTGCCGTCTCAGTCGGTAAAGCCGGGCGAATCGTGGACGGCACAGGTGAGCCTCGGCAGTGAGGCGACCGGCAGGATTGCCGGAACACAGACGTTGACGCTCAAGAGCATCGAGGGAGATGTCGCGACGATCGACGTCGCACTTGCGCTGAAGCAGGAGAGTTCCCCGCCGATGGGGCCCTCCGGCATGACGATGAAGCTCGGCGACAGCCACGGATCCGGAACGCTGACTTTCGACGTTGCCGCCGGGCGCATCCGCTCCGCCTCGATGATCACGGAGTTGGCGTCCACGATGACCGCGTCGGGGCCCGACGGGCGCCCGACGACGATCAAGAATACGACCAGGATTTCGATGACAATGGAGGAGATCAAGTGA
- a CDS encoding nuclear transport factor 2 family protein, with translation MIRNLTLTLAALTLAATGASAQANPETAGIAKTRTAFEKSVAAQDAAAIAKLFTADGTEMPPNAPAAKGRAAIEAFHKSFAQQFMNHGFSLAATETKVLGDTAYEIGTYKQTLMVMKGGGMIDDTGKYIVLLKKDASGWLITHAIYNSDNPLPGQAPAKK, from the coding sequence GTGATTCGGAACCTCACTCTCACCCTGGCGGCGCTGACGCTGGCGGCCACCGGCGCTTCCGCGCAGGCGAACCCGGAAACGGCCGGCATCGCGAAGACGCGCACCGCGTTCGAGAAATCTGTCGCCGCCCAGGACGCCGCGGCGATCGCGAAACTCTTCACCGCCGATGGCACGGAGATGCCGCCGAATGCGCCGGCCGCGAAGGGGCGCGCCGCGATCGAGGCGTTCCACAAGTCGTTCGCGCAGCAGTTCATGAACCACGGCTTCTCCCTCGCCGCCACCGAGACGAAAGTGCTCGGCGACACCGCCTACGAGATCGGCACCTACAAGCAGACGCTGATGGTGATGAAGGGGGGCGGCATGATCGACGACACGGGCAAGTACATCGTCCTGCTGAAGAAGGACGCCAGCGGCTGGCTGATTACGCACGCGATC